The Aggregatilinea lenta genome includes a region encoding these proteins:
- the lepB gene encoding signal peptidase I, protein MEQGNFPEFRDDDFDFLWDTQPIQAVPAQDSAPVPQRTQLPVKQWLKEAVQLVLIVVLMRVGMDAFMPRYVVDGASMEPTFYTSDRVIVDRLTMLISGPSRGDVIVLDSPRTPDELLIKRVIGLPGEHIMIREGRVYVDGIELEEGYVKEYCTTSSCDGDWQLASDEYFVLGDNRSHSLDSHSFGPVKASTIVGIARVRYWPPTKADVLSAPDYTATTEPATP, encoded by the coding sequence ATGGAACAAGGCAACTTCCCTGAGTTTCGCGACGACGACTTCGACTTTTTGTGGGACACGCAGCCCATTCAAGCAGTGCCCGCACAGGACTCTGCGCCTGTCCCGCAGCGCACGCAGCTGCCCGTCAAGCAGTGGCTAAAGGAGGCCGTTCAGCTCGTGCTGATCGTCGTGCTGATGCGAGTCGGCATGGACGCATTCATGCCACGCTACGTGGTAGACGGGGCCAGCATGGAGCCGACCTTTTACACCAGCGACCGCGTGATCGTGGACCGCTTGACGATGCTCATTTCCGGTCCGTCGCGCGGGGACGTGATCGTGCTCGATTCGCCCCGCACGCCGGACGAGTTGCTGATCAAGCGCGTGATCGGCCTGCCCGGCGAGCACATCATGATCCGCGAGGGCCGGGTCTATGTGGACGGCATCGAGCTTGAGGAAGGCTACGTCAAGGAGTACTGCACCACCAGCTCGTGCGACGGCGACTGGCAGCTCGCCAGCGACGAGTACTTCGTGCTGGGCGACAACCGCAGCCACAGCCTCGACAGCCACTCGTTCGGCCCGGTGAAAGCTTCGACCATCGTCGGCATCGCGCGAGTGCGCTATTGGCCGCCCACCAAAGCCGACGTGCTCAGCGCGCCGGACTACACCGCTACGACGGAACCGGCCACGCCATAA
- the galE gene encoding UDP-glucose 4-epimerase GalE — translation MHILVTGGAGYVGSATAAYFLRAGHKVTVFDSLIKGHREAIPAGAAFVQGDLADRAALDVLFQTLKIDAVAHFAAFIEAGESMLEPAKYFRNNVAYTNNLLDAMIKNGVKKLLFSSSAGVYASKDGPIVEDDPVGPANVYGETKLMIERILAWYNRVAGLQFAALRYFNACGAMLDTNGTPVRGEAHQPETHLIPLTLQVPLGQREAIYIYGTDYNTPDGSCIRDYVHIEDLATAHVLALEALSPQRDHMIYNLGNGRGYSVREVIDVARQVTGIDFPAVESPRRPGDADMLVASSERIAQDLGWEPRYPDLRDIVSMAWTWHTTHPQGYAAE, via the coding sequence ATGCACATTCTCGTAACGGGTGGGGCGGGGTATGTCGGCTCGGCGACCGCCGCCTATTTTTTGCGCGCGGGCCACAAGGTGACGGTGTTCGACAGCCTGATCAAGGGGCATCGTGAGGCGATCCCGGCGGGCGCCGCCTTCGTGCAGGGCGACCTGGCCGACCGCGCCGCGCTGGACGTGCTGTTCCAGACGCTGAAGATTGACGCAGTGGCGCACTTCGCTGCCTTCATCGAGGCGGGCGAGTCGATGTTGGAACCGGCCAAGTATTTCCGCAACAACGTGGCCTATACCAACAACCTGCTCGACGCGATGATCAAAAACGGCGTCAAGAAGCTGCTGTTTTCGTCGTCGGCGGGCGTCTATGCCAGCAAGGACGGCCCGATCGTTGAAGACGATCCGGTCGGTCCGGCCAACGTCTACGGCGAAACGAAGTTGATGATCGAGCGCATCCTGGCGTGGTATAACCGCGTGGCGGGCCTGCAGTTCGCGGCGCTGCGCTACTTCAACGCCTGCGGCGCGATGCTCGACACGAACGGAACGCCCGTGCGCGGCGAGGCGCACCAGCCGGAAACGCACCTCATCCCGCTGACGCTTCAGGTCCCGCTCGGCCAGCGCGAGGCGATTTACATCTACGGCACGGATTACAACACGCCCGACGGCTCGTGCATTCGCGACTACGTGCACATTGAGGACCTCGCCACGGCGCACGTGCTGGCGCTCGAAGCGCTCAGCCCGCAGCGCGACCACATGATCTATAACCTGGGCAACGGGCGCGGTTACAGCGTGCGTGAGGTGATCGATGTGGCCCGGCAGGTGACCGGGATCGACTTCCCGGCGGTTGAGTCGCCCCGGCGTCCCGGCGACGCGGACATGCTGGTCGCCTCGTCGGAGCGTATCGCGCAGGATCTCGGCTGGGAGCCGCGCTACCCGGACCTGCGCGATATCGTGAGCATGGCCTGGACGTGGCACACCACGCATCCGCAAGGCTACGCGGCGGAGTAA
- a CDS encoding glycosyltransferase family 4 protein has product MHVALNGWFWDQPYTGSGQYLRRLLGALRGLVPEVRLSLVVPAHIRMLDDLPPDVDVLPMPVPLGGHSGKVWFEQRSFPRAVARLGADVAHVPYWGPPLRIDAPLVTSVLDMIPVLLPEYRAGAMNRLYTALVSAAARGSAHVLTISEASKSDIARGLGIPPERITVTPLAADERYRAEGDRDADRAVREKYNLPDEFVLYLGSFVAHKNVPLLLAAYTFVVQAVGENVPLVLAGHPPAAWGTARFPDLPATVDELKLGEVVEWTGPIDEADKPALYRLATVFAFPSRLEGFGLGPLEAMASGTPVVASGVSSIPEVTGDAAYLVAPDDSRAMGGAILSLLTDASFAADLRARGLERAAGFTWRRTAEGTLAVYRQVVEAGRAG; this is encoded by the coding sequence ATGCACGTGGCGCTGAACGGCTGGTTCTGGGATCAGCCCTACACCGGCAGCGGGCAGTATCTGCGGCGGCTGTTAGGGGCGCTGCGCGGTCTCGTGCCGGAGGTGCGGCTGTCGCTGGTTGTGCCCGCGCACATCCGCATGCTGGACGACCTGCCGCCGGACGTGGATGTGCTGCCCATGCCGGTACCGCTGGGTGGGCATTCCGGCAAGGTGTGGTTCGAGCAGCGCAGCTTCCCGCGTGCGGTCGCGCGGCTTGGCGCGGACGTGGCGCACGTGCCCTACTGGGGGCCGCCACTGCGCATCGACGCGCCGCTGGTGACCAGCGTGCTGGACATGATCCCGGTGCTGCTGCCCGAATACCGCGCCGGGGCTATGAATCGGCTGTATACCGCGCTGGTGAGCGCGGCGGCGCGCGGATCGGCGCACGTGCTGACCATCTCCGAAGCGAGCAAGAGCGACATTGCGCGCGGGCTGGGCATCCCGCCGGAGCGGATCACAGTCACGCCGCTGGCCGCCGACGAGCGCTACCGGGCCGAGGGTGATCGCGACGCGGATCGAGCCGTGCGCGAAAAGTACAATCTGCCGGACGAGTTTGTGCTCTATCTCGGATCGTTCGTGGCGCACAAAAACGTGCCGCTGCTGCTGGCGGCGTACACGTTCGTGGTGCAGGCCGTTGGCGAGAACGTGCCGCTGGTGCTGGCCGGGCATCCGCCCGCTGCCTGGGGTACGGCGCGCTTCCCGGATCTGCCCGCGACGGTGGACGAGCTGAAGCTCGGCGAGGTCGTGGAATGGACCGGCCCGATCGACGAGGCAGACAAACCCGCGCTGTACCGGCTGGCGACCGTGTTCGCGTTCCCCAGCCGCCTGGAAGGGTTCGGCCTCGGCCCGCTGGAGGCGATGGCGAGCGGCACGCCGGTCGTGGCAAGCGGGGTTTCCTCAATTCCCGAAGTGACGGGTGATGCGGCGTACTTGGTCGCGCCGGACGACTCGCGCGCGATGGGCGGCGCGATCCTGTCGCTGCTGACCGATGCGAGCTTCGCGGCGGATCTGCGGGCGCGTGGCCTGGAACGCGCCGCCGGGTTCACTTGGCGGCGCACGGCGGAAGGTACGCTGGCCGTGTACCGTCAGGTGGTCGAGGCAGGCCGCGCGGGATAG
- a CDS encoding FGGY-family carbohydrate kinase, with amino-acid sequence MPDQVILAIDNGTQSVRALLFGLDGSLLAKARVPIEPYFSERPGWAEQHPEYFWTSLCHACQQLWRQTDIPKSAIAGVTLTTQRATMVNLDRDGKPLRPAMVWLDQRRTESLPPVGGYWGALFKLVRMSGTVAYFQAEAEANWIRAHQPDIWDKTHKFLLLSGYLTYRLTGHYVDSTGCQVGYFPFDYKKLRWAAPRDWKWLAVPMDRALLPDLVRPGEMLGTITPEAAEATGIPAGLPLIAAAADKACEVLGSGCLEPHIGCLSYGTTATINTTHRKYVEAIPLVPPFPSAVPGAYSLEIQIYRGYWMVSWFKQEFGYREMLIAEEMSVEPEVLLDELARDVPPGSMGLFLQPYWSPGVKTPGPEARGAIIGFSDVHTRAHIYRAILEGLAYALREGKERTEKRSHVPITELRVSGGGSQSDGALQLTADIFGLPTARPHTYETSGLGAAIDAAVGLRLHPDFDTAIREMTRVSQVFEPDPKTQQIYDQLYHRVYKQMYRRLQPLYKTIRDITEEG; translated from the coding sequence ATGCCCGACCAAGTCATCCTCGCCATCGACAACGGGACTCAAAGTGTGCGCGCGCTGCTGTTCGGCCTGGACGGCTCGCTGCTCGCCAAGGCGCGCGTGCCCATCGAGCCGTATTTCTCCGAGCGCCCCGGCTGGGCCGAGCAGCACCCCGAATATTTCTGGACCTCGCTGTGCCACGCCTGCCAACAGCTTTGGCGGCAGACGGACATCCCGAAGTCCGCGATCGCGGGCGTGACGCTGACCACGCAGCGCGCGACGATGGTCAATCTGGACCGCGACGGCAAGCCGCTGCGTCCTGCGATGGTCTGGCTCGACCAGCGCCGCACGGAGAGCCTGCCGCCGGTCGGCGGCTACTGGGGGGCGCTGTTCAAGCTGGTGCGTATGTCCGGCACGGTCGCGTACTTCCAGGCCGAAGCCGAAGCCAATTGGATTCGCGCGCACCAACCGGACATCTGGGACAAGACGCACAAATTCCTGCTGCTCTCCGGTTACCTGACCTACCGCCTGACCGGGCACTACGTCGATTCGACCGGCTGTCAGGTGGGGTACTTTCCGTTCGACTACAAGAAACTGCGCTGGGCTGCGCCGCGCGACTGGAAATGGTTGGCCGTTCCAATGGATCGCGCCCTGCTGCCGGATCTGGTCCGCCCCGGCGAGATGCTCGGCACGATCACGCCGGAGGCCGCCGAAGCGACGGGCATCCCCGCCGGGCTGCCTCTGATCGCTGCTGCCGCCGATAAAGCCTGCGAGGTGCTCGGCTCCGGCTGCCTGGAGCCGCACATCGGCTGCCTGAGCTATGGTACGACGGCCACGATCAACACCACGCACCGCAAGTACGTCGAGGCGATCCCGCTCGTGCCGCCCTTCCCGTCCGCCGTGCCGGGCGCGTACAGCCTGGAGATCCAGATCTATCGCGGTTACTGGATGGTGAGCTGGTTCAAGCAGGAGTTCGGCTACCGGGAGATGCTCATCGCGGAAGAGATGTCCGTCGAGCCGGAAGTGCTACTCGACGAGCTGGCGCGCGACGTGCCGCCGGGATCGATGGGGTTGTTCTTGCAGCCGTACTGGTCGCCGGGCGTCAAGACGCCGGGGCCGGAAGCGCGCGGCGCGATCATCGGCTTCAGCGACGTGCACACCCGTGCCCATATCTACCGCGCGATTCTCGAAGGGCTGGCCTATGCGCTGCGCGAAGGCAAAGAGCGCACCGAAAAGCGCAGCCACGTGCCGATCACCGAGCTGCGTGTGTCCGGCGGCGGATCGCAGAGCGATGGCGCGTTACAACTCACGGCGGACATCTTCGGGCTGCCCACCGCCCGCCCGCATACCTACGAGACGTCCGGCCTGGGTGCGGCCATCGACGCGGCGGTGGGGCTGCGCCTTCACCCGGATTTCGACACGGCCATTCGGGAGATGACACGTGTGAGCCAGGTCTTCGAGCCAGACCCTAAAACGCAGCAGATCTACGACCAACTCTATCACCGCGTCTACAAGCAGATGTACCGCCGCTTGCAGCCGCTATACAAGACGATCCGGGACATCACAGAAGAGGGATAA
- a CDS encoding methylenetetrahydrofolate reductase C-terminal domain-containing protein, giving the protein MPIFTPGRRWQPPFYPFKREPLGRRLLAAAERLVKGPAFGCRMCGNCLLQETAFICPMECPKGIRNGPCGGSTEAHCYVDDTRPCIWYKIYDRSFAMGRQEKLLEVLPPLDWNKVGTETWGDVVQQVRTIGVKTVATGLIARDPTQRATTWDSVFRPVRQPDWWQGDSAYHAPAYSEPLSQLERDLRAGQFVVTAEVGPPLSTATGKLTRNIEMIRPYVSAVNFTDNPSATARMSSVACSVLALQEGAEPVMQIAARDRTRTGLQSEAIGASALGIRNVLCLSGDSGRMGPSPMGRLDVVDLDSVQMLWILRRMRDEGRYLDGRELKSPPQLFLGAAASPFASRPDFQALREQKKVNAGAQFFQTNCIFDLDGLEIWLNALAQRNVLDKVYILAGIAPVKSFKMGTYMNDSVPGVSIPPHVLKRLEAAGDGVQEEGVTITLELIEGVRKLQGINGIHLMAVGWEEIVPRIITEAGLAPVPQATTS; this is encoded by the coding sequence ATGCCCATTTTTACGCCGGGCCGCCGCTGGCAGCCCCCTTTCTACCCGTTTAAGCGCGAGCCTTTAGGACGCCGTCTGCTGGCCGCCGCCGAGCGTCTGGTCAAAGGCCCCGCGTTCGGCTGCCGGATGTGCGGCAACTGCCTGCTGCAAGAAACCGCGTTCATCTGCCCGATGGAATGTCCCAAGGGCATCCGCAATGGCCCGTGCGGCGGCTCGACCGAAGCGCACTGTTACGTCGATGACACGCGCCCATGTATCTGGTACAAGATTTACGACCGCTCGTTTGCAATGGGGCGGCAGGAAAAGCTGCTCGAAGTGCTGCCGCCGCTCGACTGGAACAAGGTGGGTACGGAAACATGGGGCGACGTGGTGCAGCAGGTACGTACGATTGGCGTGAAGACCGTCGCGACCGGACTGATCGCACGCGACCCGACCCAGCGCGCCACGACCTGGGATTCCGTGTTCCGCCCCGTGCGCCAGCCAGACTGGTGGCAGGGTGATTCAGCCTATCACGCCCCGGCATACAGCGAGCCGCTGTCGCAGTTGGAGCGCGATCTGCGTGCCGGGCAGTTCGTCGTTACGGCGGAAGTCGGCCCGCCATTGAGCACCGCGACCGGCAAGCTGACGCGCAACATCGAGATGATCCGCCCCTACGTCAGCGCAGTCAACTTCACCGACAACCCCTCCGCAACGGCGCGTATGTCGAGCGTAGCATGCAGCGTGCTGGCGCTGCAAGAAGGCGCGGAGCCGGTCATGCAGATCGCCGCGCGCGACCGGACGCGGACCGGCTTACAGTCCGAGGCGATTGGGGCAAGCGCGCTTGGCATTCGCAACGTGCTGTGTCTCTCCGGCGATTCAGGCCGCATGGGCCCATCGCCGATGGGCCGCCTCGACGTGGTGGACCTCGACTCGGTGCAAATGCTGTGGATCCTGCGGCGAATGCGCGACGAAGGCCGCTACCTGGACGGGCGCGAGTTGAAGTCCCCGCCGCAGTTGTTTCTCGGCGCGGCGGCGTCGCCGTTCGCCTCCCGGCCCGACTTCCAGGCGCTGCGCGAGCAGAAGAAGGTCAACGCAGGCGCGCAATTCTTCCAGACGAACTGCATCTTCGACCTCGACGGGCTGGAAATCTGGCTGAATGCCCTGGCACAGCGCAACGTGCTCGACAAGGTGTACATCCTGGCCGGGATCGCGCCGGTCAAGTCGTTCAAGATGGGCACCTACATGAACGACAGCGTGCCGGGCGTGAGCATTCCGCCGCACGTGCTCAAGCGCCTGGAAGCGGCGGGCGATGGCGTGCAGGAAGAAGGCGTGACCATCACGCTGGAGCTGATCGAAGGCGTGCGCAAGCTGCAAGGCATTAACGGTATTCACCTGATGGCCGTCGGCTGGGAAGAAATCGTGCCACGCATCATTACCGAAGCCGGGCTGGCACCCGTGCCGCAGGCCACCACCTCGTAA
- a CDS encoding nitroreductase/quinone reductase family protein, with protein MSANAILRRIFKVLNRFFMVPMFRLGLGSLIVNPFSGYIMVLKTVGHKTGKLRYVPVNYAIKDGCVYCMAGFGTVAHWYRNLRAQPRLELILPGGALAGVADEVTDPDEYLGMARQVLRNAGFAGFFTGCNPFTASDDVLRDRLQGVPLLRIQPTGIGSGPADAGGRLWIVPVVATVAVVAALIA; from the coding sequence ATGTCCGCCAACGCCATCCTTCGTCGCATCTTCAAAGTTCTCAATCGCTTTTTTATGGTCCCCATGTTCCGGCTGGGGCTGGGGTCGCTCATCGTCAATCCGTTCAGTGGCTACATCATGGTGCTCAAGACCGTTGGGCACAAGACCGGCAAGCTGCGCTACGTGCCGGTCAATTATGCGATCAAGGACGGCTGCGTGTACTGTATGGCCGGGTTCGGGACGGTTGCGCACTGGTACCGCAACCTGCGCGCGCAGCCCCGCCTGGAACTGATCCTACCTGGCGGTGCGCTGGCCGGGGTGGCAGACGAGGTAACGGACCCGGACGAATACCTGGGCATGGCCCGCCAGGTGCTTCGGAACGCGGGCTTTGCCGGGTTCTTCACAGGCTGCAACCCGTTTACGGCATCCGATGACGTGCTGCGCGACCGTCTGCAAGGTGTCCCCCTGCTGCGCATTCAGCCTACGGGCATCGGCAGCGGCCCCGCGGATGCCGGTGGCAGGCTGTGGATCGTGCCGGTCGTGGCGACGGTGGCCGTGGTCGCGGCGCTGATCGCATGA
- a CDS encoding response regulator transcription factor, which produces MKKILLVEDDDTLRQTLAYNLAKEDYDVIQTGDGGDALNLAREKTPDLIVLDVMLPTLDGLSVCRILRNESDVPIIMLTARGSEVDRIVGLEIGADDYIVKPFSLGEFLARVRAILRRTPSSSHTVIDRLESGDLLVDLIARRVTRNAEELRMTHKEFDLLATLMRNRGAVLSRDLLLERVWGYDYSGQTKTVDVHVRWLREKIEQDPSNPQRIVTVRGVGYRFEG; this is translated from the coding sequence ATGAAGAAGATCCTGCTCGTCGAAGATGACGACACGCTTCGCCAAACGCTCGCCTATAATCTCGCCAAAGAAGACTACGATGTGATCCAGACCGGGGACGGGGGCGACGCGCTGAACCTCGCGCGCGAAAAAACGCCGGACCTGATCGTGCTCGACGTCATGCTGCCGACGCTTGACGGCCTGTCCGTGTGCCGCATTCTGCGGAACGAATCGGACGTGCCGATTATCATGCTTACCGCGCGCGGCAGCGAGGTGGACCGCATCGTCGGCCTGGAGATCGGCGCGGACGACTACATCGTCAAGCCGTTCAGCCTGGGCGAGTTTCTGGCCCGCGTGAGGGCGATTCTGCGCCGCACGCCATCTTCATCACACACTGTGATCGACCGCCTGGAATCCGGCGATTTGCTGGTCGATCTGATCGCGCGGCGCGTCACGCGCAACGCGGAAGAACTGCGCATGACGCACAAGGAGTTCGACTTGCTGGCGACACTGATGCGCAACCGTGGGGCCGTGCTCTCGCGCGACCTGCTGCTGGAACGCGTTTGGGGGTATGATTACAGTGGCCAGACCAAGACGGTGGATGTGCACGTCCGCTGGCTGCGCGAAAAGATCGAGCAAGATCCCTCCAACCCGCAGCGCATCGTGACCGTGCGGGGCGTGGGGTATCGCTTTGAAGGATAG
- a CDS encoding sensor histidine kinase — MSEVIAWLLAVAGFAAAGFAGWQWYRARERAAARAAECSELKATLGRAEQLRDGLMKVMNDAVLVLDERQEVVLANEASEHLAESNPVGKLLPETLRHPELEMLIQDARIVGSEEGVERRIEYGHTILNARAVVVQDDSRALEILTLRDVTEIQRLERARREMVSNISHELSTPITTIGLLADTLLESAVKEKPKKIRKMTADIRREVDTLTQLVQEMRDLALIESGQMPVRLTPSNLKDIIQGTVDPLLPLIENKQQTITVEVPEGICVLADDMQIRRALKNIIHNAVKFTPEMGHIEVTTTINADEAIIAVKDTGPGIPPEDLPRLFERFFQVDRARRNGTGLGLAIVRHIVLAHGGRTWAENAPGEGATFFVTLALSDRQ, encoded by the coding sequence ATGTCGGAAGTAATCGCCTGGCTGCTTGCTGTGGCAGGCTTTGCGGCGGCAGGCTTCGCAGGCTGGCAGTGGTATCGCGCGCGCGAGCGCGCGGCGGCGCGTGCCGCGGAATGCTCCGAACTAAAAGCAACGCTGGGCCGCGCGGAGCAGCTTCGCGACGGCCTGATGAAAGTGATGAACGACGCCGTCCTGGTGTTGGACGAGCGCCAGGAAGTCGTGCTGGCGAACGAGGCCAGTGAGCACCTCGCCGAATCCAACCCGGTCGGCAAGCTGCTGCCCGAAACGCTGCGCCATCCTGAGCTGGAAATGCTCATTCAGGACGCGCGCATCGTCGGCAGCGAGGAAGGCGTTGAGCGGCGCATTGAGTACGGGCACACGATTCTCAACGCGCGGGCGGTGGTCGTTCAGGACGACAGTCGAGCGCTTGAAATCCTCACCCTGCGTGACGTCACTGAGATCCAGCGCCTGGAACGCGCGCGCCGCGAGATGGTGTCGAACATCTCCCACGAACTGAGCACCCCGATCACCACCATCGGCCTGCTGGCCGACACGCTGCTTGAAAGTGCCGTGAAAGAGAAGCCGAAGAAGATCCGCAAGATGACGGCGGACATCCGGCGCGAGGTGGACACGCTCACGCAGCTCGTGCAGGAAATGCGCGATCTGGCGCTGATCGAGTCCGGCCAGATGCCGGTCCGGCTCACACCCTCCAACCTGAAGGACATCATTCAGGGCACGGTCGACCCGCTTTTGCCGCTTATCGAGAACAAGCAGCAGACCATCACGGTCGAAGTGCCGGAAGGCATCTGCGTGCTGGCCGACGACATGCAGATCAGGCGCGCCCTGAAGAACATCATCCACAACGCGGTCAAGTTCACGCCCGAAATGGGCCACATCGAGGTCACCACGACCATCAACGCCGACGAGGCGATCATCGCTGTCAAGGACACGGGACCGGGCATTCCGCCGGAGGATCTGCCACGCCTGTTCGAGCGCTTCTTCCAGGTGGACCGCGCTCGGCGCAACGGGACCGGCCTGGGGCTGGCAATCGTGCGCCATATCGTGCTGGCGCATGGGGGTCGGACCTGGGCGGAAAACGCCCCAGGCGAGGGCGCGACGTTCTTCGTGACTCTGGCGCTCTCTGATCGACAGTAA
- a CDS encoding DinB family protein, whose translation MTKTDVIADLRGARESLLQAIDGLSDEQMYQVGAVGIWSVKDVLGHLVAWEAELVTTLARLDQYKRKVPQIVEIEDIDEWNEEQYRVNVARGLDVIVEDFHGVHKHLVAAIEALDERMLEDNRAWPWMEGEPLSYLIAENATWHEQEHADDIRQWREEVGI comes from the coding sequence ATGACAAAAACGGATGTGATCGCGGATTTGCGCGGCGCGCGGGAAAGCCTGCTCCAGGCGATCGATGGCCTGTCGGACGAGCAGATGTATCAGGTCGGCGCGGTCGGGATCTGGTCGGTGAAAGACGTGCTGGGGCATCTGGTCGCGTGGGAGGCGGAACTGGTAACGACGCTCGCGCGGCTGGACCAATACAAGCGCAAGGTGCCCCAGATCGTCGAGATCGAAGATATCGACGAATGGAACGAGGAGCAGTACCGTGTGAACGTCGCACGCGGATTGGACGTGATCGTGGAGGACTTCCACGGCGTCCACAAGCATCTCGTGGCCGCCATCGAAGCACTGGACGAGCGCATGCTGGAAGATAACCGCGCGTGGCCGTGGATGGAAGGCGAGCCGTTGAGCTATCTCATCGCCGAAAACGCGACGTGGCACGAGCAGGAACACGCCGACGACATCCGCCAGTGGCGCGAAGAGGTCGGCATCTAG
- a CDS encoding branched-chain amino acid transaminase, giving the protein MAAGPNYAFFKGKIVPIDEAKVSVMTHALNYGTGAFGGVRAYWNPEDEDLYLFRPLDHFRRVLNSAKLLLMDLPYTPESMLDILLQLLRKEGYRQDVYIRPLIYKSSHVIGVRLHDLDAEFTMFAQPFGSYIEDEEGSSVTFSAWRRVDDNAIPARGKISGAYANSAFIKTDAMLNGFDEALVLNENGHISEGSAENFFIVRDGVALTPPINANILEGITRRTVMQLLTEELNMPVVEREIDRTEVYLADEAFFCGTGVQVVAIASVDHRPIGSGKMGPVVRQLRDLYFNLVRGKLDQHRDWTVPVYCTKG; this is encoded by the coding sequence ATGGCTGCAGGACCAAACTACGCATTCTTCAAAGGCAAGATTGTTCCGATCGACGAGGCGAAGGTCAGTGTGATGACGCACGCGCTGAACTACGGGACCGGCGCGTTTGGCGGCGTGCGTGCCTACTGGAACCCTGAGGACGAAGATCTGTACCTCTTCCGCCCGCTCGATCACTTCCGCCGCGTGCTGAACTCGGCCAAGCTGCTGCTGATGGATCTGCCCTACACGCCCGAATCTATGCTGGATATTCTGCTCCAGCTGCTGCGCAAAGAAGGCTACCGCCAGGATGTCTACATCCGGCCCCTGATCTACAAGTCCTCGCACGTGATCGGCGTGCGCCTGCACGACCTGGACGCCGAATTCACCATGTTCGCGCAGCCGTTCGGCAGCTACATCGAGGACGAAGAAGGCTCCAGCGTGACGTTTTCGGCGTGGCGGCGCGTGGACGACAACGCCATCCCCGCGCGCGGCAAGATCTCCGGGGCCTACGCCAACTCGGCCTTCATCAAGACCGACGCCATGCTGAATGGCTTCGACGAAGCGCTGGTGCTCAACGAAAACGGTCACATCTCCGAGGGCAGCGCGGAGAACTTCTTCATCGTGCGCGACGGCGTGGCGCTCACCCCGCCCATCAACGCCAACATTCTGGAAGGCATCACGCGCCGCACGGTGATGCAGCTGCTCACCGAAGAGCTAAACATGCCGGTCGTCGAGCGCGAGATCGACCGCACCGAGGTTTACCTGGCCGACGAGGCGTTCTTCTGCGGCACGGGCGTGCAGGTCGTGGCGATCGCGTCCGTCGATCACCGCCCGATCGGGTCGGGCAAAATGGGGCCGGTTGTGCGCCAGCTACGCGACCTGTACTTCAACCTCGTCCGGGGCAAGCTCGACCAGCACCGTGACTGGACCGTGCCGGTGTATTGCACCAAGGGATAA
- a CDS encoding lysophospholipid acyltransferase family protein, which produces MTTEASPHSHAYDIVYRQDQLDRRRGFLRDVVLRKIAFGLLVKMTIEGTEHIPTSGPTIVIMNHIAAIDPFVVTGAITSRFVVPMSKAENYDSPVAGFMARAWGAYPVKRGEVDRRALDSTIELLRRGRMVLIAPEGTRQLALSDAKDGVTYIALKANATILPAGIVGTNHFPATLKRLRRTPVTVRFGRAFRFRTEGRARVPRDEMAAMTHEAMSQIAALLPEHLRGAYRDTAQTPAGHLEFIDELPQPL; this is translated from the coding sequence ATGACAACCGAGGCTTCGCCGCACTCGCACGCCTATGACATCGTCTACCGCCAGGACCAGCTCGATCGCCGCCGCGGCTTCTTGCGCGATGTCGTACTGCGCAAAATCGCGTTCGGGCTGCTGGTCAAAATGACCATCGAGGGCACGGAACATATTCCGACCAGCGGCCCCACCATCGTAATCATGAACCACATCGCCGCCATCGACCCGTTCGTGGTCACCGGGGCGATTACGTCGCGCTTCGTGGTGCCCATGTCCAAAGCGGAGAACTACGACAGCCCGGTCGCCGGATTCATGGCGCGAGCGTGGGGCGCGTACCCCGTCAAGCGCGGCGAAGTGGACCGGCGCGCCCTGGACAGCACCATCGAGCTGCTGCGGCGCGGGCGCATGGTGCTCATCGCGCCCGAAGGCACGCGCCAGCTCGCGCTGTCCGACGCCAAAGACGGCGTGACGTACATCGCGCTCAAAGCCAACGCCACCATTCTGCCCGCCGGCATCGTGGGGACCAACCACTTCCCGGCCACGCTCAAGCGGCTGCGGCGCACGCCGGTCACCGTGCGGTTCGGGCGTGCGTTTCGCTTCCGCACGGAGGGGCGCGCGCGCGTCCCGCGCGATGAGATGGCCGCCATGACGCACGAAGCCATGAGCCAGATCGCCGCCTTGCTCCCGGAGCACCTGCGCGGCGCGTACCGTGATACGGCCCAAACACCCGCAGGCCACCTGGAATTCATCGACGAACTCCCGCAGCCGCTTTAG